The nucleotide window ATACCATTGTAAACAGATTGATTAGAAATTCCAAATTTCTGTGCGTAAGTGTTGGAAGCCTCGTTTTCTGTCAACCGAACTGGATGCTTTCGTGATCCTTGGGACATTGTGATAAATCAGATATACCTTTGGCCTTATAGATCTACATTTTGTAGCTGAGATAATAGAACAGAAAGATTGAGTTATTGTAGAACCCAATCGCCGTCTGTACAGTACTGCCATAGGATACTGTATATTAGGGGATCGGCGTTGTAACATTTTGGAGAATAGCTCTGAAAGGGAGTAGGGGGTAGAGATTATGCTGTGTATAGTTACCTTGAGCCTAGTCAAGGTCATTTCTCAACTTCATCGCAACAAGCGTTGTGGCGAGATGTTTCGAGTTGCTGGACGACAAGAATTGTGGTTGTTACAGCATAGTAGAAATCTCAAAGCTGTGCCAGTGGCGCGGAAGTGGATCTGGCCAGTTGGGTAACTTTTCGAATAAGCCATATTCGCAACGGCGAAGACAGCCGCCTGGGGAAAGTTCACTGAAATATACTGGTAATTTGATGGCAACAATGACATATAGTGATAGTACTTTGATGCATCCAACTGCCGCAGAGCAGCCTCTAGTTTGGCCCCAGCAGTGTAGCAATGCGACTTTCTTTCACACATACAACCTGGTAGTGGTTCTCAACGACCACTTTATGTGACTCCAACCGCGGAAACAAAATAAAGGCCCGCGGAGCGGGGAGAGAAACAGAAGTTACAATATATGCATGCCAGCAACCCCTCACTTGGCTTGCTCTGATCTGATGTCCATATGATGTAGACCGGCGGACGTTGCTAAAGCGTGGTTGTTTACTTGCGAATGAGAACTCTCCCCTGATTGTTGTATCTTGATATAGACTGACCTACATACAGTATTACTAAGATAGCGATATATCGGAGTAGTGTCTGGCTTAGTTCGCATTCGTAAGAGCCTGAATATAGATGATCCATACACTTGTAAGCAGCTATAGTATTATGACTGATACTCATGAGTTATAAATCCCGACCTATTCGGCGGTATCCAAGTAAATGAACGTGAAATATATTCTCGAAATTGAATGTAAGTTTAGCTAATGAGGTCATATGTATTTAGTGTGCAAATAAGATATCAAGAGTCAAGGACGCTCGTGGTGGTTATTCTATCCCAGCGGCTGATGACATTGATTGATCTATGAGACCAAAAAGCAGAGTAAGAGGTAGCTGACTAAGCTTTTGTTCTCCGCTGGGTTTAAGGAGTTTGCTTCGAATGGCTTTTCAGGGCACATGCTCTTTTCCAACACAAACCACATTCATACAACGGTGCCTGGCTGGTGCTGTCAATCCGACTCGAGAAACTTGACATGCATAGACAACAGATTTGATGGCCACACGACATACTGAATAGAGCTTCAGCCGAATCAATGCACATATGGCAAAACCTTATGCTTTTTCCGTATCCCACTGCCTTCCGATGCTGCCTGGTCTCGTCAATGAGCTCTTGCTCCTTTTCCAGTCGCTGGCGTAGAAATTGAATGCGTGCCCTGACTCCGTGGAAGTCGTATATCCCCGCAGAACTATTGCTGAAGTAAGGTGCATCTTCTAGGGCTGGTCCAGTTACACGGCAACATATCAGAGCTTGGTGAAGCTGATGCTCGTTTTCGAGTAACCACCGGGTTTTCAGCTTTTCGTTCAGGCGGTGCGTGAGTGAGATTTCAAGCCAAAGATATCCCGCATATCGCCTCTGAGTATCGCGATCATGGCAGTCCACTGATTGGGCCTTATTAATGTTTAACATCGTCAACGGCATGTGATTGAATACTGTTGCCGTCAGCTTCTTAGACTTATACATGCATCTGATTGCAACAGATACTTATCTCTGGGGAGCATTCACCTGCTGATCTGGATGGGGAAGATAGCAGCAACAGAACCAGGCCATTAAAGAACAGAGTTACTTCTACTGACATCAAAGGGTTGGCTGCTTGAATATATACAGGATGGACAGTAGTGAGATGCAGTACTAGCATTTCACAGAGAATATCCGTTACTAGAACGACGTGTATTCACATGCAATAACCTTTGATCGTGCATCCCACAATGTAAGGATAGCATATGgaatgcatgtatgcatATGTTGCTGATCATAGGAGCTTCCTGTGCGGTTCATATACATTCCCCAGTCATAGCATATCAACCTAACCCTCGCTAAGCCGGGTCGCGTTTTCCTATTGGAGTTGAGAGATCAATGTGGCGTACCTGTTTGGTCACTACCATATAAAGGAGTATAGAATTTTGGATTATTGATCAACTTCAATAGTACAATAGGGCAGGTACAGTTAACGCCGAGGACACAGTATCTGACGCAGAGAACGACCCTAATATCAGGGTTTGGCAGTGTCTGAAAAACCACCACCTGGGTATCCCAGCTATAAGATCAATTCCATCAGTCCTCTGTTCAGTAAGATGCGCACAATTCTAAGCAACTGACGCCTCTAGTGAAATGGCAGATTCGCCAAAACTGCTGCAGTTTCGGCAAAGTAACCGCAGAGATAGGGGTACTAATACCATCGATAAAGTATGCAGGGCAGTCGGCGTAACATCCGGCGAAAGAGAAAAGCCCTATGCGCCTGTAGAAGGCCTTTACGATATTGATAAGAACCAAGGTTCGCATAAAAACTGCTGCAAGTCCTGTATTAGTTTCTGTAAGAGCGTGTAGTGTTGTCGTGGGAGCTATATCTATGATGTTCCAACAAGTGGCCTTACTCCCGGCCCTTCTGTCCATGGCGGCTCTTCCGGCATTGAGGTGGGTTGCGTACAGCATAGGCTTGTCGGGATGACTATATATGCTGACAGGGTCTAGCTGCGTGTTACCCCCATCCCTCACATCGCATGACGGCACTGCGGTCGCGCAACACACATCTACTGCCACCGTTGACACCGGCAGGACCACGGCAGCAGTCGTCACCCAAACTGTATGGGTAACAACACAAAGCCCCGTAGGGTTAACTAACCACCCCGGTGCTGCGGCAACAACCAATCCTGATACACATATGGGACTGAATCCGAAGCCGACGGCCACCTCCGCCATGGAAGCCACTGCAGCATCAACAGTGGATCAGATGACAGGGTCGTCCTGGCGGTCACAGACATTATCGCAAACAACTTCTCGGCCGCCAGAGTCTCAAACACAGCAACACTCATCCCAGTTAGACGAGACAAATCCCGAGACTGGTAAAAATTCGACGGCCCCTCTTCCCGAACATGCCGAATCCTCGTCAAGCCTAACCGCATCGCAGACAACCGGTCCGCAGCCGAACAGCACCGCCGATATTATCTTCACCGACACCACAGCCACCATTCACCTGTTCATCGTCGATGTGGGGGCTATGCCCATAAACGGCAATGACGGCAATCGCAGTAACTCGCTGTTCGAACCATCGCTTATTGTAGCTCAACCAGGCGACACTGTAGTCTTTCGCTTCCACGGACCCTACACGCTCTACAGGTCTGGGGCGCAAGACCCATGCCACGCGCCCCGGCTGAGCCAGAATCCTGTCACAGCGAATGGGATCGTCTCATCCTATCAGGTGCCGGTTACTTCGTGGGAGCCGGTTTGGTTTTCGGCAAGCTTGAGTGATAATCCTCATCAATGTGATAATCAGACAATCTTTGGCCTCAATGTTGGTGGGTATAACACCTCACACAGTTGAACACGGGGGTCCTCTCTGTGAGCCCCGGGAATGTTTGGATCCGTTTTATTGCCggtttattattctttcttcagggCCTAGCACTTCCCTTGCCTAGGCCTGTTCGTCTATGGCTGCTTCTGCCTTAGAGAACCTGGATATGTAGGTAGATAGAAACTATAACTGGTTGTTCCACTGTAATCCATTGATCAGAAAAGTCTTCTCTTCATTGTGTGTACCGTAAGATTCAGAATCGCCTTCCGCCTGTGTTActgttctcttttcttgaGGACCCACTGCCAAGAATGAAACCCGTACGCTAACCAATAACGGTAAGTGTGTTACAGAGGCATAACGAACTGTGGTATCAATTATTCCAGAGCATAACGTCATacatattttcttataatgTATCCATATTACTAGGTTAAGACTCTGCTAGAGTGTTCGACCGCTATCTATTATTGAAGACATCTTCCATATAAACATCAAGTATCGCAGACCCTCCTCTTGAAAAGGGTCTTCGAAAGAAAGTAGAGACAAGGTaaggcaagaaaagaaaaagcaagtaTGTTTTGTCGACTATACCATATCGGGGGATCTACCGCGGTTTCCCAGTCATGGAGAGCATCAGAAGAGGATATGGTATCTGGGTGATCTGGACCAAGCACGTTGCGGCGGAGCTCTGCACACTGTTTCACCAGAGCGAGGGCACTTCTAATCGTACCTCGTCTTTTCCATGTAAAGGCCAGATTATTCATGCTGGTAAGAGTAGAAGGATGCTCGGGCCCTAGCACTCGCTTGCGTAGCTCTAACACTTGCACCTCCAGcacttctgcttccttccattGTCCCTGAATGGAGTATGTTGATGCGAGATTCGCCATGCTGGTAAGAGTAGAAGTATGCTCGGGCCCTAGTACTTGCTTGCGCAGCTCTAACACTTGCACTCccagctcttctgcttctttccatcgtCCCTGAATGGAGTATGTTGATGCGAGATTCGCCATGCTGGTAAGAGTATCTGGGTGCTTTGGCCCTAACACTTGCTTGCAAAGCTCCATTACGTGCACCTCTAGgtcttctacttctttcCATTGTCCCTTTTTCCAGTATGTCGATACCAGATTCATCATGCTGGTAAGAGTATCTGGGTGCTTTGGCCCTAGCACTCGCTTGCGAAGCTCCATCACTTGCACCTCCAgcacttctgcttctttccatcgtCCTTGATTGGAGTATGCTGATGCGAGATTCGCCATGCTGGTAAGAGTATCTGGGTGCTCTAGCCCTAGCACTTGTTTGCATATTTCTAATTCCTGCACTCtcagctcttctgcttctttccaccGTCCCTGTTTCCAGTATGTTGATGCCAGATTCGCCACGCTGGTAAGAGTATCTGGGTGCTTTGGCCCCAGCACTTGCTTGCAAAGCTCCATTACCTGCACTCTCAgctcctctgcttccttccatcgTCCCTGATTGTGGTAGGTGGATGCCAGATTGGCCATGCTGGTAAGAGTAGAAGGGTGCTCTGGCCCTAACACTTGCTTGCGAAGCTCTACTACTTGtatctccagctcctctgcttctttccatcgGCCTTGATTTGAGTATGTTGATGCTAGATTCGCCATGCTagtaagagaagaagggtgcTCTAGCCCTAGCACTTGCTTGCGAAGCTTCATTACTTGCAACCccagctcttctgcttctttccattgTCCCTTTTTCCAGTATGTCGATGCTAGGTTCGCCATACTGGTAAGAGTATCTGGGTGCTCTGACCCCAGTATCCTCTTGCGTATATCCATTACCTGCACTCccagctcttctgcttccttccatcgTCCGTCACTATACAGACACCTACAGATATTGTCGACCAAATGGATGTATTTATCTTGCTCCTTTCGGAAGTCAGCTTCTGCTATTAGTGAAAGAGCATGCGGTAGGTATTCCCGCCACACCTGCCGATTCCTATGGTCATTATTTGGGAAGACTTCACTCAGTTGGTCAGCAGTCTTTAATAATGGCCGGCTGAACTGTTGGTTTTCTCTCAGCCAGTTCCGAGTCGCAAGATGGACTAGTCGGTGTAGATTGAGAGAACTGTCCCCACTCCCCTCACTAATAAAGGAGAAGGCCttgagaagaccaagagcaTCGGTTTTATCCTTATTCGAGGTTGGCTGGGGAAGTAAGGCCTGTGGAATGTCACGAGGATTGATGCAGGCAAAGAATGACAGATAGTCCGCTGCCAGCTTATTTAGTTGTTGGATTTGCTGGAAGGAGATAAACCATGTCAGAGCAACAGGGTTCTGGATGTCTTTGTAGCGCATTTCATCCCCAAATTCTTCACTCAGCAGTTCAATCACATGTGGCTCCTGGTCCCGTAGAAGCTGAAGGTAGTCAGAGAGACCAATGCTGTTTTCATTGATGTACGCTGCCGCCTGGGTGATCGCCAGAGGGAGACAAGCCAGCTGCTCAAGAAGGCTCAGAGCTGTAATACGATCATTAAGCAATGTCTTCTCAACCAGTGAGTTCTCTAAAATTTCAACAGAAGTCTTGTGTTCGGCTCAGTGACTGTGATCACATGGGAAGATGCTAGTTTCACAGCTACTTTACGGCTGCGCGTGGTGAAGAGAGTATGGCCCTGCTCACTTTCAGGAAGAAAGTCTGTCAATACTGTATCAGTAGTATTGTTTGTGCTCCACATTCCCATGTCATCTGCATTATCAAAGATAACAAGCCACTTCCCGGCACTCTCCTCGCTAAGATAAGCTTTAACCTTTCCTTTCACCTCTGCTGGTTTTATATCAGTCATTTTAAGCTTCGAGGCGATGTTCATATAGGCTTGTTCCACGCTTTCATAGCTGGTACATGTAATCCAGCAAATCGAGCATTTAGGGTCTCGATTTCTCATGCGGTAGGCCAGTTCAAGTGCAATCTGCGTCTTTCCAACACCGCCTAGTCCGCAGATAGCAATTTTGCTAGGTCCGTTCTGTTGCAGAAGCAATTCTTCAATTCTGGTGATTTCGTCTTCCCGGCCTGCGAACCGTGGGTTCCTCCGGAAGGGGACCATCCAAACTGGCTTCCTCGGATCACGTGATTCCTTGTGGTGAAAAGTAGGAATTACCGACAGAAGTGCCTTAGCGTACGAAGCAGCCGCAAGCGCAGCATATCCTTGCCACTGTTTATTTTTGTGCGAATCACAGTAGTCACAAATGCCGCGAATGACTAGTGATGGGAGTTCGTCCATGAgcccagcagcctccattTCAAAACAGAGTATGTCTAGATCCCGAGCAATGGAATCGCGAGTCTTGGCATCTTTCATGACCTGGTCTCCGGAAGCAACCAAGCCATAATAAATACAAGAGTCATCAGTCCTCCGCTTAGGACGGTTAACTAACTGGGCCTGATCACACGCCGAACAGTCGTGTTCGCTACCCTCATGATTGTATGTTGCTGGGAATAGCCAGTCGTCTTTTGGTCGCGAAAACTGTTCTCCCATCGTATCACAGTTGTGCAGCACACCGTCCAAAATTTCGCTGGTCAGCCTTTTCCCGGTCATGTAATCACTCTCTAATTGAGACACGGCCTTCAACAGCACTTGAGGAGGTTTATTAAGCGACCCGATGTGCTGGAATCGACCGCCGCGTAGTGTCTTGCCGTGGTCATATTGGATAACACCACTTGAAGTGGCAGTTGGCTTGCTGACCACAACATCACCAAGGCGAATATCAGCACTGTGGCTCGGGACTCCACCTCCAATACCCACCATCAACCCGAACCTGATATTCCGAAAGGTAGAGACCATATGTGACACAACACTTGTAGCGGATATCGTCCCATAAACGCCGCCAGGCAGACAGGCCACCACTACATTGTGGCTGCCAACTCTCCCAAGTGTGTAGACATTGTGGTCGGATTCTGGTTGGGGAAGCGGAGGGTGAACGTCGTCCAGCATGGCCTTCGCTGCTGCTAGTTCCAACGGCAAGGCGCAGATCCACGCGACCGTATAGTCGTGGTGCGTGAAGGTCATTTTGTATATTAATCCAATAAAGTGGTGAGACTTTGGTCGGAAGATAGAGGAGGCATTAGAACTGCAGGATTAAATATTCCAAGAAACAGATCTGAGGTTGGAGTTGCAAAGGTCATCTGACACGTGTAACTGGGAGGCTGTCGCGGTTAGAGGGCCAATCATGGTCTCGAGAACGtataaaaagcaaaaagaggAAGTGGTGTGTATTAATATTGAGCAACAAGGCCAGTTTCTCAACATGATATTCGTAAAGCGCTATAGACAAACCTAGGAAGATCATTTGCTAGTTATCCAGATAAGCTCAAAGTCTAAGCTACAGTTGAGTTCTGAGAGGTTTTATCAGGGCGTAGCTATTACATATCATCTGAAATGATACCTCTGACTTCTTGACACGCAGGGTTGTCCCGATTAGTCATCGAGGTCCTGATCGACATAAAAGCGGGGTGTTGGATCACTGGTGGATCCCGTCGAAGCTCAGAGGCAGGGCAGTGTTCCAGAGTAATCCCAGCATGACGAAAATGCCCCTCTGCACTCAGCTTTCTGGCACCGACAACGTCGATGCACCACTCTAGATATACATCGAAATTGAGCTCGGGTCCTCTTCAAATACCTTCCAGTTACGCTTAATGAAGGCCTTCAACTCTGCAAACATATCCTCAATGGGATTGAGGTCTGGTGAGTATGGAGGCAGGTACAGCAACTTCACCCCGGCGTCGCTGCACATCTGTTCCACGCGCTCGGTATGATGAAATGATGCATTGTCCATTATCAGCACAGATTTGGGCTCCGGCCACCGCCCGCAATGATGAAGCAGCTGCTCCACAAAATCTTCGAATATGGATGCATCAGTAGATCCCTGGAACACACGGGCAAGCATAACACCATCCTCGGCATTCGCTGGCAGTATTTGATATCGCTGTCCGCGATGAAACCGAGAGATTTGCAACGGTGTTACTCCAACAGGGGACCAGGCCGTTCGCCTGAAGCCAACTCGCTTATCGCATCCCGACTCATCGACATAAATAAGGTGGTACGAACGGAATTCAGACTGCGTATTGTCGTTAACGTTGGTTGCCTGTATTGTACTTCTATGTCAGTGTAAGAAATAGAAAGTTCCAGAATTATACAGTGCTGGTAACATAcaaaacatcatcataaCTGCCAAGGCGCTAAAGATCTACAAGTGGGGCTTCTAAGGAATTAAAGAGTGTTTGGGGCGGAAGCCGATTTCGAATGTCTCGGTACATATAAAAGATGCTGCCTCCTGCAAAACAGCTTATGCCAGACCTACTGTACTGTGTTTCCTGAGTTGTCAATTCTGCTCTTGGGGGCGGAGCAGACCGCGCCTGTTCTTCTGATCTATAAATAGGCTACATAAACTTGTACAGATCTGTTAAGGCGTTGTCAGACACATTGCACTTTCATGTGAAGTATGACTTGGGCCGCCAGATGTATCTGATATCTTCTTAATACTACGACACCACCCTTCCAAACGAACCATATTCTCGTAACCCCAACGGAAAGTTGTATTGTACCTCACTTGAAACGGACTTTTTAGATATTGGCTTTACAGCTGATCCGGAAACCGGTATCACCACTTCCACTCTTTGATTTCACCAACCCCAACGCGCGTCCACACTAGACGAGGCTTGGCATCAGATGGAAGCATGGCTCGGTGTAACATTACAGTATATAGTGTTGACATGTACTACGTAGGGTGGCATTTAATCGCTTGTCAATTGACATACGACTATATAAATTGAAGGCAAGTGGCGAACTAAGAGGCAATTACTGAACGATCCAGGGATTACAAAGAGTTTACACTATACATAGCTAAGACCAATAGGCTCATACATCTGAGGCCCTTCGTTTCGAAGAAACCAGAAAATAAGCAAGAACAATACATAACTCAAAAATGTGTAAGAGCGGTTTGGCCAAGAGATCTAAATTCCTTCTAGCCGTACAAATCTAGCTACTTTACTATAGCAGTGTGAACTCCGTCACAGCGGCTATGTCCGAGTGTGTAAGGCTTAGGGGGGTCGAGCGGGTCATGCCTTTTTCGGAAAACATCTAACCCCACCGGGACCGAAACCCCGCATCAGAACCGGAATATGATTTATGTGATTTCCAATTACTCACAAGACAAAAGAGTTTTATCTCCCTGTCCAATAACAATGGGGCTTGATGGATTACGCTCACTTTAGGTGGTGGAAGTCTTAATTAGATATCTTTAACCATGGTACATGTCTagctagtagataaataGTGCCAATTCAAAGGCACTGCATCCAATTGAGCTTATTCCGTCCGTCCGATGACAGTGACTCGTGTATATGACCACAGCCCAAGTGCgactccttcgccttcataAAATCTGCTTCCCAGTCTGAGGTTCAGGGCAAGCGATATATATCGACTTAATTTAAGCTGATCTTCCCATATATATCTTGTCATCACCCCACGGTGCTATAGGGAATTGCTTCACTCCACTAGGTAAGCGTAAGTCAAGTTGTTTTGGGATTTCTCAACTGAATGCAATGTAAAGAAAACAATCCAGAAAGCATGTCAGCCTTGGGTTGGCGATTAGCCCTCTCTCGAGCAGTTAAATTCACCGGTATCTATAGGATCGACGAACCTGAAATGATTGCAATGATACCAAGACCTTGTTACAGCTTATTGCTTGTCTGTCCAGTCAATAAAGCATCCGGAACGTCTCATAACCAAGAAGACAAGACTTTCAATGCTGATGACGGAAGGAGGTAATAAGGTCCCAACAGACCATAGGGACTGGTTGTGGTATTATCGCACTCCTGCACTGTTTGCTC belongs to Aspergillus luchuensis IFO 4308 DNA, chromosome 3, nearly complete sequence and includes:
- a CDS encoding uncharacterized protein (COG:Z;~EggNog:ENOG410QEDU;~InterPro:IPR011990,IPR019734,IPR013026,IPR002151;~PFAM:PF13374,PF13176,PF13424;~TransMembrane:1 (o593-612i);~go_component: GO:0005871 - kinesin complex [Evidence IEA];~go_function: GO:0005515 - protein binding [Evidence IEA]), whose amino-acid sequence is MRYKDIQNPVALTWFISFQQIQQLNKLAADYLSFFACINPRDIPQALLPQPTSNKDKTDALGLLKAFSFISEGSGDSSLNLHRLVHLATRNWLRENQQFSRPLLKTADQLSEVFPNNDHRNRQVWREYLPHALSLIAEADFRKEQDKYIHLVDNICRCLYSDGRWKEAEELGVQVMDIRKRILGSEHPDTLTSMANLASTYWKKGQWKEAEELGLQVMKLRKQVLGLEHPSSLTSMANLASTYSNQGRWKEAEELEIQVVELRKQVLGPEHPSTLTSMANLASTYHNQGRWKEAEELRVQVMELCKQVLGPKHPDTLTSVANLASTYWKQGRWKEAEELRVQELEICKQVLGLEHPDTLTSMANLASAYSNQGRWKEAEVLEVQVMELRKRVLGPKHPDTLTSMMNLVSTYWKKGQWKEVEDLEVHVMELCKQVLGPKHPDTLTSMANLASTYSIQGRWKEAEELGVQVLELRKQVLGPEHTSTLTSMANLASTYSIQGQWKEAEVLEVQVLELRKRVLGPEHPSTLTSMNNLAFTWKRRGTIRSALALVKQCAELRRNVLGPDHPDTISSSDALHDWETAVDPPIWYSRQNILAFSFLALPCLYFLSKTLFKRRVCDT
- a CDS encoding uncharacterized protein (SECRETED:SignalP(1-22)) translates to MMFQQVALLPALLSMAALPALSCVLPPSLTSHDGTAVAQHTSTATVDTGRTTAAVVTQTVWVTTQSPVGLTNHPGAAATTNPDTHMGLNPKPTATSAMEATAASTVDQMTGSSWRSQTLSQTTSRPPESQTQQHSSQLDETNPETGKNSTAPLPEHAESSSSLTASQTTGPQPNSTADIIFTDTTATIHLFIVDVGAMPINGNDGNRSNSLFEPSLIVAQPGDTVVFRFHGPYTLYRSGAQDPCHAPRLSQNPVTANGIVSSYQVPVTSWEPVWFSASLSDNPHQCDNQTIFGLNVGGYNTSHS
- a CDS encoding uncharacterized protein (COG:Z;~EggNog:ENOG410QEDU;~InterPro:IPR000845,IPR035994,IPR027417,IPR002182;~PFAM:PF01048,PF00931;~SECRETED:SignalP(1-25);~go_function: GO:0003824 - catalytic activity [Evidence IEA];~go_function: GO:0043531 - ADP binding [Evidence IEA];~go_process: GO:0009116 - nucleoside metabolic process [Evidence IEA]), which encodes MTFTHHDYTVAWICALPLELAAAKAMLDDVHPPLPQPESDHNVYTLGRVGSHNVVVACLPGGVYGTISATSVVSHMVSTFRNIRFGLMVGIGGGVPSHSADIRLGDVVVSKPTATSSGVIQYDHGKTLRGGRFQHIGSLNKPPQVLLKAVSQLESDYMTGKRLTSEILDGVLHNCDTMGEQFSRPKDDWLFPATYNHEGSEHDCSACDQAQLVNRPKRRTDDSCIYYGLVASGDQVMKDAKTRDSIARDLDILCFEMEAAGLMDELPSLVIRGICDYCDSHKNKQWQGYAALAAASYAKALLSVIPTFHHKESRDPRKPVWMVPFRRNPRFAGREDEITRIEELLLQQNGPSKIAICGLGGVGKTQIALELAYRMRNRDPKCSICWITCTSYESVEQAYMNIASKLKMTDIKPAEVKGKVKAYLSEESAGKWLVIFDNADDMGMWSTNNTTDTVLTDFLPESEQGHTLFTTRSRKVAVKLASSHVITVTEPNTRLLLKF